From Pseudomonadota bacterium, one genomic window encodes:
- a CDS encoding alpha/beta hydrolase: MAASEHDAEPVVLLHGLKRTRYSMNKIARGLDKAGFHTCNITYPSNRLPAVELVAFIRDEISRCFGDTTVPVKFVTHSMGGIMVRALAATGGTPRMGRVVMIAPPNHGSEIVDLHGNSALFRWLMGEVATQLGTGANSLPLRLGPAEFEVGVIAGEGLSNPMGLWVFDEPNDGTVAVRSTRLAGMSDFIVVPYGHTLIMRKPRVIEEVIHYFQHGVFSPRYREWAKDSQSGD, encoded by the coding sequence ATGGCCGCCAGCGAACATGATGCCGAGCCCGTGGTGTTGTTACATGGACTGAAACGCACGCGCTACTCCATGAATAAGATTGCCAGAGGGCTGGACAAAGCGGGCTTTCATACGTGCAACATCACCTATCCATCGAATCGGCTGCCGGCCGTCGAACTCGTGGCGTTTATTCGCGATGAAATTTCGCGGTGTTTTGGCGACACCACGGTGCCTGTCAAATTTGTCACCCACTCTATGGGCGGCATCATGGTGAGAGCGCTGGCCGCTACTGGCGGCACGCCCAGAATGGGTCGCGTGGTGATGATCGCGCCGCCAAATCACGGCAGCGAAATTGTCGACCTACACGGCAACTCCGCGCTCTTTCGTTGGCTCATGGGGGAGGTGGCCACTCAGCTGGGCACCGGCGCTAACAGTTTGCCCCTGCGGTTGGGGCCCGCTGAATTTGAGGTCGGCGTAATTGCAGGTGAAGGCCTGTCCAACCCCATGGGTCTGTGGGTGTTCGATGAACCTAACGACGGAACGGTCGCCGTCCGCAGCACGCGGTTAGCGGGGATGAGTGACTTTATTGTCGTACCGTATGGTCACACACTCATCATGCGCAAGCCGCGTGTGATCGAGGAGGTCATTCACTATTTTCAGCACGGCGTATTCAGTCCCCGCTATCGGGAATGGGCAAAGGACTCGCAAAGTGGCGACTAA
- a CDS encoding Bax inhibitor-1 family protein — protein MFSDTLDQLSEKTQGRERFITRSYNHLLLAVGAFVAFEYYLFSSGLAERIAAALTGVSWLLVLGAFMIIGFLASSAAIRAESKGVQYAALFGTSIAWAIIFVPLIYFAEMRVPGVTKTAGIATILGFLALTSIAFHTRKDFSFLGGFLRWGGLIAIGLIVLAVLGMLDLGVWFSAAMLLYSGAAVLFKTSEIIHHYPDDRYVSAGLELFAAIALMAWYMVQIFTSFSGD, from the coding sequence ATGTTTTCAGACACTTTGGATCAACTGAGCGAAAAAACACAGGGTCGTGAGCGGTTTATCACCCGATCGTACAATCATCTGCTGTTGGCTGTGGGCGCGTTTGTCGCCTTTGAGTACTACCTGTTTAGTTCCGGACTTGCCGAGCGCATTGCGGCCGCACTCACCGGCGTATCGTGGTTACTCGTGCTGGGCGCATTTATGATTATCGGTTTTCTCGCCTCAAGCGCCGCGATTCGCGCTGAATCAAAAGGTGTGCAGTATGCGGCGCTGTTTGGTACGTCCATCGCGTGGGCCATTATTTTTGTGCCGCTGATCTATTTCGCGGAAATGCGTGTGCCCGGCGTGACGAAAACGGCGGGTATTGCCACTATTTTAGGATTTCTCGCGCTAACCTCAATCGCTTTTCATACGCGCAAAGATTTTTCGTTTCTCGGCGGCTTTTTACGCTGGGGCGGTTTGATCGCAATTGGCCTGATTGTACTGGCCGTTTTGGGCATGCTGGATCTGGGCGTGTGGTTTTCGGCGGCAATGCTGCTTTACTCCGGTGCTGCCGTGCTGTTCAAGACGTCTGAAATCATTCATCACTATCCGGATGATCGCTATGTTTCAGCGGGCCTTGAATTGTTCGCTGCCATTGCGCTCATGGCCTGGTATATGGTGCAGATCTTCACCTCGTTCTCCGGTGACTAG